AGAGGAAGAGGAGAGAGGCGGAGCTCGCCATGCACCCACGATCTTACCAGAGGCGGCAGGCAAGGGCCCCCGGGTCTCCCGGCCGTCGGCGGGTTAAAATCGGGCTTTGCCCATGATCCTTGACCTCCAGTCCCGGCTGGCCCAGCTCGTCCGCGCGGCGGCCCGGAAGGCCTTTGGCGTCGACCTGGATGAGATCACCTTCCAATACCCTCCCCAGATCGAGCTGGGCGACCTCGCCCTGACCTCGCCCTTCGACCTAGCCAAGAAGCTGAGGCGGAAGCCACGCGACATCGCGGAGCGCTTGGCCGCAGCGCTCTCCTCCGCCCCCGGCGTGCGCCGGGCGGAGGTGGCGGGGGGGGGCTATGTCAACGTCTTCCTCGAGCGGGGGGCCTTCGCGGCCGGGTTCTACGCCGCCCTCCGCGCTCCCCGGCCTGCCGCCGTCCGGCCGGGGACGGTGATCGTGGAGCACACCAGCATCAACCCCAACAAGGCCGCCCATGTCGGCCACCTCCGGAACGCCACCCTGGGCGACACCTTCGTGCGGGTCTTGCGGCACCGTGGCCACACAGTGGGGGTCCAGAACTACATCGACGACACCGGCGTGCAGGTGGCGGACGTGGTGGTGGGGCTCATCCACCTCGAGCAGAGGAACCTGGCCGGACTCGAGACGGTTCCCGGGAGGTTCGACTACTACTGCTGGGATCTCTACGCGCGGGTGGGGGACTTCTACGCCGCCGATCCCCGGCGCAAGGCCCTGCAGGTGGAGACCCTCCACGCGGTGGAGGCCGGCGACAACGACACCGCGCGCCTGGCCGCGGCCGTGGCCGCGCGCATCGTGGACTGCCACCTGGCCACCATGGAGAGGCTGGGCATCCGCTACGACCTCCTCGCCCACGAGAGCGACATCCTGCGCCTCCATTTCTGGGATCGGGCCTTCGCCCTCCTCAAGGAGGCGGGGGCGATCCGCTTCGAGAGCGAGGGCAAGAACAAGGGCTGCTGGGTGCTGACCATGGGCGGGGGCGAAGCCGACGAGAGCGCGGGGGGAACGCCCCCCCGGGGGGGCCCTGCCTCCCCCGAGGCGCGCCGGGTGAGCGATGAGGACAAGATCATCGTCCGCTCCAACGGAACCGTGACCTACACCGGAAAGGACATCGCCTACCAGCTCTGGAAGCTGGGCCGCCTGGACCAGGACTTCCATTACCGACGCCACCGCACCTACCCCGACGGCCAGGTGCTCTGGACTACGACCAGCGGGCCCGGCGAGCCGGGGGCGCCCGTGTTCGGCCACGCGCGCGCGGTCTACAACGTGATCGACGTGGGCCAGTCGTACCCCCAGCGGGTGGTGAAGGCGGGGGTGGCGGCCCTCGGCCACGCCCAGGACGCGGAGGAGAGCCACCACCTGGCCTACGAGAAGGTCGTGCTCTCCCCCGCCACCGCGAAGGCCCTCGGCTACGCGGTGTCGGAGGAGGAGGCGGCGGTGAAGGTCTCCGGGCGCAAAGGGCTCGGGGTCAAGGCCGACGACCTCCTGGACGCCCTCCTGGGCAAGGCCCGGAGCGAGATCGACGCCCGGGATCCCGCCCGGGAGGCGGCGGCCCGGGAGCGCACCGCCACCGCCATCGCCATCGGCGCCCTCCGCTACTTCTTGCTCAAGTTCGGGCGGACCCGAATCATCACCTTCGACATGGAGGAGGCGCTGGCCTTCGCGGGTGAGACCGGGCCCTACCTCCAGAACGCACTGGTGCGGGCGCGGAACATCTTTGCCAAGATGGAGGGCGAGGGGCACCCGGTGGCGGCGCTCCTGGAGCGGGCCTCCGGTTCCGATCTCGGGGCCCTCCTGGAGGGCGAGGAAGGAGACGAGGTGTGGTCCCTTCTCCTGCTCATGGCCCGCAGCGAGGAAGTCGCCGAGCAGGCGGTGCGGGCGGAGGAGGTGGCCCTCCTGGCCAAGCACACCTTCGCCGTGGCCCAGGCCTTTCACTCCTACTACCAGAACCCCAACTACTCCGTGCTCTACGCGGCGAGCGAGGAGCGGCGCGCCTTCCGGACCCTGGTCGTCGACTGCTTCCTCCGGCAGATGGACCTGCTCCTGGACCTCTTGGGGATCCCGGTGCCGGAGCGGATGTGAGCCGCCCGGCCGTGGGCGTCACCATCGGCTACGACGAGCGGCGCTCGGGCTTGTACCTGCTGCGGCAGGACTACCTGCGATCGGTGGAGGCGGCGGGGGGGCTGCCCCTGGTCCTGGCCCCCGGCCGGCCGGAGGACGCCTCCGAGTTGCTCCACCGCGTAGACGCCCTGATCCTGACCGGGGGGAGTGACGTGGATCCTGCCCTTTACGGGCAGGCCCCCCACCCCAAGCTCGGGCGCGTCATCCGCGAGCGGGACGACTTCGAGCTGGCCCTGTGTCGGGAGGCCCTCCGCCGCGACCTGCCCCTCCTCGCTATCTGTCGGGGACACCAGGTGTTAAACGTTGCCACGGGCGGAACACTGATCCAGGACATCCCGTCTGAGCTGACAGGAGGGCTCGACCACGACCCGCGCTGCGAGCGCTGGGAGCGGGCCCACGATGTGCGGATCCACAACGGGACCCGGCTTCGTGAGATCCTGGGCAGGGAGACGATTTCGGTGAACAGCTTCCACCATCAAGCCGTCGACCAGCTGGGACAGGGCCTTACGGTCTCCGCCTTCACGAGCGACGAGAGGATAGTGGAGGGCATCGAAAGCCCCGGCCACCGCTTTGTCCTCGGGGTCCAGTGGCACCCCGAGGCCTTCTGGAACCGGGACGACGGGTTCCAGACCCTCTTCGGGGCCCTGGTGAGGACGGCCGCGGCGGCATGATTTCCTCTCTGGCCCTGAGCCTCTTCCTCGCGGGCGCCGGCTCCCCCGCCGGCATCAAGTGGGAGCGCCAGTTCGACGAGGCCCTCAAGAAGGCCAAGGCCGCGCGCAAGCCAGTCATCGTGAACTTCTGGGCGGAGTGGTGCGGATGGTGCCGCCGGCTCGACAGGACCACCTACGCGGACCCCGTGGTCGCCCGCATCGCGGAGGACTTCGTGGCCGTGCGGGTGAACACCGAAGGCAGCAAGAAGGAGGTCGCGGTCGCCCTGCACTACGACGTCTCCTCTCTGCCCACCGTCGTCTTTCTCACTCCCGCCGGACGCCAGCTCTCCCGCGTCAACGGCTTCCAGGGACCGGGGGAGTTCCCCCACACGCTCTCTCGGGTCCTTCAGGAAGCCCAGAAGGTGATGGCCTGGGAGGCCGCCCTCGAGGAGAACCCCAAGGACGCGGCCACCCTCGCCAGCCTGGGCA
The Vicinamibacteria bacterium DNA segment above includes these coding regions:
- a CDS encoding gamma-glutamyl-gamma-aminobutyrate hydrolase family protein, with the protein product MSRPAVGVTIGYDERRSGLYLLRQDYLRSVEAAGGLPLVLAPGRPEDASELLHRVDALILTGGSDVDPALYGQAPHPKLGRVIRERDDFELALCREALRRDLPLLAICRGHQVLNVATGGTLIQDIPSELTGGLDHDPRCERWERAHDVRIHNGTRLREILGRETISVNSFHHQAVDQLGQGLTVSAFTSDERIVEGIESPGHRFVLGVQWHPEAFWNRDDGFQTLFGALVRTAAAA
- a CDS encoding thioredoxin family protein, yielding MISSLALSLFLAGAGSPAGIKWERQFDEALKKAKAARKPVIVNFWAEWCGWCRRLDRTTYADPVVARIAEDFVAVRVNTEGSKKEVAVALHYDVSSLPTVVFLTPAGRQLSRVNGFQGPGEFPHTLSRVLQEAQKVMAWEAALEENPKDAATLASLGIHLFDQEFYDEGGDLLERARWADAEQPVANRRKIRLLLAMLQNNRHHYAEAETLLKEALAFRPPGEDGAKLLFVLGRTYVAWGRAADARVTLQQIINDYAQNPLAQKARDTLVALDHTK
- the argS gene encoding arginine--tRNA ligase; this translates as MILDLQSRLAQLVRAAARKAFGVDLDEITFQYPPQIELGDLALTSPFDLAKKLRRKPRDIAERLAAALSSAPGVRRAEVAGGGYVNVFLERGAFAAGFYAALRAPRPAAVRPGTVIVEHTSINPNKAAHVGHLRNATLGDTFVRVLRHRGHTVGVQNYIDDTGVQVADVVVGLIHLEQRNLAGLETVPGRFDYYCWDLYARVGDFYAADPRRKALQVETLHAVEAGDNDTARLAAAVAARIVDCHLATMERLGIRYDLLAHESDILRLHFWDRAFALLKEAGAIRFESEGKNKGCWVLTMGGGEADESAGGTPPRGGPASPEARRVSDEDKIIVRSNGTVTYTGKDIAYQLWKLGRLDQDFHYRRHRTYPDGQVLWTTTSGPGEPGAPVFGHARAVYNVIDVGQSYPQRVVKAGVAALGHAQDAEESHHLAYEKVVLSPATAKALGYAVSEEEAAVKVSGRKGLGVKADDLLDALLGKARSEIDARDPAREAAARERTATAIAIGALRYFLLKFGRTRIITFDMEEALAFAGETGPYLQNALVRARNIFAKMEGEGHPVAALLERASGSDLGALLEGEEGDEVWSLLLLMARSEEVAEQAVRAEEVALLAKHTFAVAQAFHSYYQNPNYSVLYAASEERRAFRTLVVDCFLRQMDLLLDLLGIPVPERM